In one window of Pagrus major chromosome 12, Pma_NU_1.0 DNA:
- the cfap53 gene encoding cilia- and flagella-associated protein 53 yields MLLGQRRTRCREFTGPTPHSVALRAKVPSSRQVDQLILDRQKRDAARDKVLEFSRNQQSCDRKTTWLKSSDGHFLRGTVERRVRAALDQQEVQVQERRDRLRVLLEVEEQQLLQEMEEKTETSVERQAKMRERAKTLRERRERDRQQLVSDKLDQLFRERCEELRTIQSRRTEQQVCSERAAQVRSRQEQEQLRRLEEKVFDELWEADRRAKEEREEQRAQRQQQRDMQQLDIIRGQMEAAEQQRRQQRQLRDEEAKLMLQQQEVQRLQKQREQQQKLEDQRSRRRLLDRGLRLKMKRLAREQQDELQLDMNILQQLLRQDTDERQEAAQRKAELCEEQQRYRQYLSDELQKQKEEEEETEQLIEEQLKEVMTKREEQSRLQREARNRLMKEVMEARSLQIQHKLDMNKQKQVELSKERDELDRAMEEMKLMDEEEKRCQQQTREAYQADLKAQMKQQQQLRCEQRAEAEREYQQGLIQQELYNQKKDEILSRPTSHTNAPHPFRRAEGSRSASTVHLT; encoded by the exons ATGCTGCTGGGTCAAAGAAGGACAAGATGTCGGGAGTTCACCGGACCGACGCCTCATTCCGTCGCCCTG AGAGCAAAGGTCCCGTCTTCGAGGCAGGTGGACCAGCTGATCCTGGACAGACAGAAACGGGACGCGGCCCGAGACAAAGTCCTGGAGTTCAGCAGGAACCAGCAGAGCTGCGACAGGAAGACGACGTGGCTGAAGAGTTCAGACGGTCATTTCCTGAGAGGAACCGTCGAGAGACGAGTCCGAGCTGCTCTGGACCAGCAGGAGGTCCAGGTccaagagaggagagacag GCTGCGTGTGctgttggaggtggaggagcagcagctcctgcaggagatggaggagaagacgGAGACGTCAGTGGAGAGACAAGCGAAGATGAGAGAGCGAGCTAAGAccctgagagagaggagagagagagacagacagcagctggtCTCAGACAAGCTGGACCAGCTCTTCAG GGAGCGGTGTGAGGAGCTGCGCACCATCCAGAGCCGACGCACAGAGCAGCAGGTGTGCTCGGAGCGAGCCGCTCAGGTGAGGAGCcggcaggagcaggagcagctgaggaggctCGAGGAGAAGGTGTTCGACGAGCTGTGGGAGGCCGACCGGCGAGCCAAAGAGGAGCGAGAGGAGCAGAGAGcgcagagacagcagcagagagacatgCAGCAGCTGGACATCATCAGGGGACAGATGgaggcagcagagcagcagagacgaCAGCAGAGACAGCTGAGAGACGAGGAGGCCAAACTCATg ctgcagcagcaggaggtgcaGCGGCTGCAGAAGCAGcgcgagcagcagcagaagctggAGGATCAGCGGAGCAGACGGCGGCTGCTGGATCGAGGTTTGCGGCTGAAGATGAAGCGTCTGGCCAGAGAGCAGCAGGACGAGCTGCAGCTGGACATGAacatcctgcagcagctgctccgACAGGACACTGATGAGAGACAGGAAGCTGCTCAGAGGAAG GCTGAGCTgtgtgaggagcagcagaggtaCCGGCAGTATCTGTCTGATGAGCTGCagaagcagaaggaggaggaggaggagacggagcaGCTGATCGAGGAGCAACTGAAGGAGGTGATGACCAAACGGGAGGAGCAGAGTCGACTGCAGCGTGAGGCCAGAAACCGACTGAtgaaggaagtgatggaggCTCGAAGTCTGCAGATCCAACACAAAC TGGACATGAACAAGCAGAAACAAGTGGAGCTGTCCAAAGAGAGAGACGAGCTGGACAGAGCGATGGAGGAGATGAAGCTGATggacgaggaggagaaaagatg TCAGCAGCAGACCCGTGAGGCGTATCAGGCCGACCTGAAGGCTcagatgaagcagcagcagcagcttcggTGTGAGCAGAGAGCTGAGGCTGAGAGGGAGTATCAGCAGGGCCTGATCCAGCAGGAGCTGTACAACCAGAAGAAAGACGAGATCCTGTCCAGACCCACATCTCACACCAACGCCCCACATCCATTCAGACGAGCAGAGGGATCCAGGTCCGCCTCCACGGTCCACCTCACATAG